In Candidatus Berkelbacteria bacterium, the following are encoded in one genomic region:
- a CDS encoding PBP1A family penicillin-binding protein produces the protein MKLKVPKISLRNPFKNPIGLKKLHQKFFGKKSRRFSWKQAGIVALWGAGIFVLIAIFLFAWFAKDLPTPNKIRDLVSVGSTRLYDRNMKPLYTISGDKKRILIENKDIPEVAKQATIALEDRDFYKHVGLDFTGILRAVFVDIARRDLSQGGSTLTQQLAKNAILTREKSFVRKIKEAILAIEMEVLFSKEEILTMYFNQMPYGGTNYGIEAASRSFFNKSAKDLTLDEAATLAALLQRPSSLSPYGPNVDQLIDRRNYTLDAMVGMSFITKEQAEEAKKVTPKFAARKDSITAPHFVQFVQDWLVEYFTKELGDKQLAEQKVEEGGLTVVTTLDLDKQLIAEEILSTASEKTLKRAGASNAALVSIDPKRGEIVSMVGSVDYFQEQFGNFNVATAERQPGSSFKPVVYAAAFKEKFHPGYTIFDLETDFGKYKPQNYDGHSRGPLTIRQALGNSLNVPAVKTLALIGLDKALNTAHDMGITTLNDKNRYGLSLVLGGGEVKLVDLTTAYGVFANNGTLMPTTPILKITDSQGKEIYNHEDPKDGRQVLDPKIAYQVTSILSDTEAKKPTFSRVMGSLTLNGRPAASKTGTTNAYRDAWTLGYTPQFVTGVWAGNNDNSSMNNAGGSIAAAPIWDEYMERIHKDLPVEQFSRPQGLEEMEVARYSSLLPTSATQEKVKDLVAPWQKPTEQDSAVAKIRVCRENGLLADESIPDSLTEDRIYANIHSEKPNDPQWEGPVQAWARANGFVNTPPTGKCQVDGSEPTVKITSPSNGSGVGGVFTVVASASAPSGVRAVDFSIDGSVFFTATESPYQASYNAANLTSGTHTINVLMTSNNGSTRSDQITVTVSNDTTAPGEVTNYGGSQSGLPSGSVKLTWINPGDADLKAVKIYTYRNGVTLERTNEVGVPTQTLTLTGLTPGIYNFVAKTLDNSGNESAGVTIILNIV, from the coding sequence ATGAAGCTAAAAGTGCCAAAAATAAGTCTAAGGAATCCGTTCAAAAATCCGATCGGCCTAAAAAAGCTACACCAGAAGTTTTTCGGCAAAAAAAGCCGGCGTTTCAGCTGGAAGCAAGCCGGCATCGTCGCTTTATGGGGCGCGGGGATATTTGTGCTCATCGCGATATTCCTGTTCGCATGGTTTGCCAAAGATTTACCGACGCCGAATAAGATTCGAGACCTAGTTTCCGTCGGCTCAACACGGCTCTACGACCGGAATATGAAACCGCTTTATACGATTTCCGGCGATAAAAAACGGATTCTAATCGAGAACAAAGACATACCCGAAGTCGCGAAACAAGCGACAATCGCCCTAGAAGATCGCGATTTTTATAAGCACGTCGGTCTAGATTTCACAGGGATATTGCGAGCGGTCTTTGTTGATATCGCCAGGCGAGATCTGAGCCAAGGCGGTTCAACACTGACTCAGCAGCTCGCTAAGAACGCCATCTTAACAAGAGAGAAAAGCTTTGTTCGTAAGATTAAGGAAGCAATTTTAGCGATCGAGATGGAAGTACTGTTTTCCAAAGAAGAGATTCTGACGATGTACTTTAATCAAATGCCGTACGGCGGCACCAACTACGGGATCGAAGCAGCAAGTCGTTCGTTCTTCAACAAATCCGCCAAGGACTTAACCCTCGACGAAGCTGCCACCTTAGCCGCACTGTTGCAACGACCAAGCAGTTTGTCTCCATACGGACCAAATGTTGATCAATTAATTGACCGGAGAAATTACACGCTCGACGCGATGGTCGGGATGTCGTTCATCACCAAAGAGCAGGCAGAAGAAGCTAAGAAAGTGACACCAAAATTCGCTGCCCGCAAGGACTCGATAACTGCGCCGCATTTTGTCCAGTTTGTTCAAGATTGGTTGGTGGAGTATTTCACTAAAGAGTTAGGCGACAAACAGCTCGCTGAACAGAAGGTGGAAGAGGGCGGTTTAACTGTCGTGACAACCCTTGATCTAGATAAACAGCTAATCGCTGAGGAAATCTTAAGTACAGCTAGCGAAAAGACGCTCAAACGAGCCGGCGCTTCAAACGCAGCGTTGGTCTCGATAGATCCAAAGCGCGGCGAGATCGTTTCAATGGTTGGTTCGGTTGACTACTTCCAAGAGCAATTCGGTAACTTCAACGTCGCTACAGCCGAACGCCAACCAGGTTCCTCATTTAAGCCGGTCGTTTACGCCGCAGCGTTCAAAGAAAAGTTCCATCCCGGCTACACAATTTTTGATCTGGAGACTGACTTCGGTAAGTACAAACCGCAAAACTACGATGGCCACTCGCGCGGACCGCTAACAATCCGCCAGGCGCTTGGTAACTCCTTGAATGTTCCGGCCGTTAAAACTTTGGCGCTAATCGGCCTCGATAAGGCTCTGAACACTGCCCATGATATGGGGATAACTACTTTGAACGACAAGAATCGTTACGGTCTCTCCTTAGTGCTCGGCGGCGGCGAGGTAAAGCTTGTCGATCTGACTACGGCTTACGGGGTGTTCGCCAATAACGGCACACTAATGCCAACAACGCCGATACTCAAAATAACTGACTCCCAAGGTAAAGAGATCTACAACCATGAGGATCCAAAAGACGGCCGACAGGTTCTGGATCCAAAAATCGCCTACCAAGTTACCAGCATCTTGAGTGATACGGAGGCAAAAAAGCCAACCTTCTCAAGAGTAATGGGGTCTTTAACCTTGAATGGCCGGCCGGCTGCTTCGAAAACTGGCACAACCAACGCTTATCGCGACGCCTGGACGCTCGGTTATACCCCGCAGTTTGTCACCGGTGTTTGGGCAGGGAATAACGACAATAGCTCGATGAATAACGCCGGAGGCTCAATCGCCGCCGCACCGATTTGGGACGAGTATATGGAACGGATTCACAAAGACCTGCCAGTAGAACAGTTCAGTCGTCCCCAAGGCCTAGAGGAGATGGAAGTCGCTCGCTATTCTAGCCTTCTTCCAACTTCAGCAACCCAAGAAAAAGTTAAAGATTTGGTCGCGCCGTGGCAAAAACCGACCGAGCAAGATAGCGCCGTGGCAAAAATAAGAGTTTGCCGCGAAAACGGCTTACTGGCTGACGAGAGCATCCCCGACAGTCTGACCGAAGACCGGATCTACGCGAATATCCACTCCGAAAAACCCAATGACCCACAATGGGAAGGGCCGGTCCAGGCTTGGGCGAGAGCCAACGGGTTTGTTAATACACCGCCGACAGGAAAGTGTCAGGTTGATGGCAGCGAACCAACGGTCAAAATCACTTCTCCTTCAAACGGTAGTGGCGTTGGTGGCGTCTTTACGGTCGTAGCCTCAGCCTCGGCGCCTAGTGGCGTCAGGGCAGTTGATTTCTCAATTGACGGTAGTGTCTTCTTCACTGCTACCGAATCGCCGTACCAGGCCTCCTATAATGCGGCGAATTTAACGAGCGGTACCCACACTATCAATGTCCTAATGACAAGCAACAACGGATCGACCCGTTCCGATCAGATAACTGTCACCGTCAGCAATGACACTACGGCACCGGGAGAGGTCACGAATTATGGCGGCTCCCAAAGCGGTTTGCCGTCAGGCTCGGTCAAACTAACCTGGATAAACCCTGGCGACGCCGACCTAAAAGCCGTCAAGATTTATACGTACCGCAACGGCGTGACCTTGGAACGAACAAATGAGGTTGGCGTACCAACTCAAACACTAACATTAACGGGGCTCACGCCTGGGATTTACAACTTCGTCGCTAAAACTCTCGACAACAGCGGTAACGAGTCGGCCGGAGTGACAATCATTCTCAACATCGTCTAA
- a CDS encoding tyrosine--tRNA ligase, whose translation MASDDNNLESEVFTYGVAEIIDQDSLRRRLSAGKPLKVKFGVDPTTPDLHLGHAIALRKLRQFQELGHHTVLLIGDFTTMIGDPSGRSATRPVLSEDEIKANMETYISQAKLIIDPEKTEVRFNSEWLSKKSYADFIKIATQVSLQTLLEREDFSERIKNNQPLALHELFYPVTQGIDSVEMEADVEIGGWDQRLNLLMGRELQNKFGQTPQEIVVTKPLLGVDGERKMSKSYGNYVGLTEPPHEMFGKVMSIPDKLTDSYAELAALMNESERSGLPEHPRDKKVAVAKKIVELYHGVEVANLAAQNFDRAFSKGEVVSELANEVLISGVTSITILEAVKHASGVSASEAARLIDQGGVKLDGQVVADANLTVDVSGATHRLQIGKHRFYELVKEA comes from the coding sequence ATGGCCTCAGACGATAATAATCTCGAATCAGAAGTTTTTACCTACGGCGTCGCAGAGATTATTGACCAGGATAGTTTACGTCGCCGCTTGTCTGCGGGAAAACCGCTTAAGGTAAAATTCGGTGTCGATCCAACAACACCCGACCTTCATCTCGGACACGCGATCGCTTTACGCAAACTGCGGCAGTTTCAAGAACTAGGCCACCATACCGTTTTGTTAATTGGTGATTTTACGACGATGATCGGCGATCCCTCAGGGCGAAGCGCAACGCGCCCAGTGCTAAGCGAGGACGAAATAAAGGCCAATATGGAAACATACATTAGTCAGGCCAAGCTCATTATCGATCCAGAAAAGACCGAAGTTAGGTTCAATTCAGAGTGGCTCTCTAAAAAGTCGTACGCTGATTTTATTAAGATAGCGACGCAGGTAAGCCTGCAGACATTATTAGAACGTGAGGATTTTTCTGAGCGGATTAAAAACAATCAACCCCTGGCACTCCACGAACTATTTTACCCAGTTACTCAAGGCATTGATTCCGTTGAGATGGAAGCAGACGTCGAAATCGGTGGCTGGGATCAACGGCTTAACTTGTTAATGGGGCGAGAGCTTCAGAATAAATTTGGCCAGACACCGCAGGAGATCGTTGTCACTAAGCCGCTGCTCGGCGTTGACGGAGAGCGTAAGATGAGCAAATCTTACGGCAACTATGTCGGGCTGACTGAACCGCCTCACGAGATGTTCGGGAAAGTAATGAGTATCCCTGACAAGTTAACAGATTCTTACGCCGAGCTCGCAGCATTAATGAACGAGAGTGAGCGATCGGGATTGCCAGAGCACCCGCGTGACAAGAAGGTAGCGGTGGCTAAAAAAATTGTTGAACTTTATCATGGTGTGGAGGTCGCTAACCTGGCAGCGCAAAATTTCGATAGAGCCTTCAGTAAAGGCGAAGTAGTCTCGGAGCTAGCTAACGAGGTCCTTATTAGCGGTGTCACTTCTATTACGATTCTTGAAGCGGTCAAGCACGCGTCGGGTGTCAGCGCCTCTGAAGCGGCAAGATTAATTGACCAAGGCGGCGTTAAACTTGATGGCCAGGTTGTTGCCGACGCTAATCTAACGGTGGACGTTTCCGGCGCTACTCATCGGCTACAAATTGGCAAGCACCGGTTTTACGAGTTGGTTAAAGAGGCCTAA
- the radA gene encoding DNA repair protein RadA, which yields MAKSRTLFVCLSCQQQVNRWSGRCPNCGEWNTIVEQQVDATTEQTANAPTAELVSIKNLPKATAQRLHTNSDEFDRVLGSSDPGIVKGSIILLAGNPGVGKSTLLLQVAHSVTGALYFSAEESLEQLRLRAVRLGLAKSELKISAERRLPSIMRTLVETRPSFAIIDSIQTVYDDAIPGTPGSMVQVRENCWRLQQFAKQEGIAILLVGHVTKEGVIAGPKVLEHLVDVVMYLEGEKQTGLRVLRCEKNRFGSTDEVGIWQLTGVGFEPVEDPGKLFASIVTPDIPGRAISVTLEGSRAFLIEIQALVTKTAFGYPKRTAQGIDLGRLNLLVAVLENRLGLPTSQYDIYVNVVGGFTVKDTGIDLAIAAAIASGITQRAIPPRLALVGEVGLLGEIRRPVNHSQRAKEVDRLKYVLGKEIKTIQQLPNLFEAKR from the coding sequence ATGGCAAAGTCTAGAACACTATTCGTTTGTTTAAGTTGTCAGCAGCAGGTAAATCGCTGGAGTGGTCGTTGCCCAAACTGTGGAGAGTGGAATACGATCGTTGAGCAACAAGTCGACGCGACTACCGAGCAAACCGCTAATGCTCCCACTGCCGAGCTGGTTAGTATTAAAAATCTACCCAAGGCTACGGCGCAACGTCTCCACACCAACTCTGACGAATTTGACCGCGTGCTCGGTTCGAGTGATCCGGGAATCGTCAAAGGATCGATCATACTTTTGGCGGGCAATCCCGGCGTGGGTAAGAGCACGCTACTTCTACAGGTGGCGCATTCGGTCACTGGGGCGTTGTACTTTTCGGCCGAAGAGTCTTTAGAGCAGCTTCGTTTGCGCGCAGTTCGACTGGGTCTTGCTAAAAGTGAACTGAAAATTTCTGCCGAACGTCGGCTGCCGAGTATCATGCGCACACTAGTCGAAACCAGGCCAAGTTTTGCAATTATTGATTCAATCCAAACGGTATACGACGACGCTATTCCTGGCACGCCCGGCTCTATGGTTCAGGTGCGGGAGAACTGTTGGCGTTTACAGCAATTTGCCAAACAAGAAGGTATCGCGATCTTGCTCGTGGGGCACGTTACTAAAGAGGGTGTCATCGCCGGTCCAAAGGTCTTGGAGCACCTGGTGGATGTAGTGATGTACCTCGAGGGTGAGAAGCAAACGGGATTGCGGGTTTTGCGTTGTGAGAAGAATCGCTTTGGTTCTACCGATGAAGTTGGGATCTGGCAACTAACTGGCGTGGGCTTTGAGCCAGTCGAAGATCCAGGCAAACTCTTTGCAAGCATTGTCACGCCAGACATTCCCGGCCGGGCAATCAGCGTGACCTTAGAAGGCTCACGCGCTTTCCTTATCGAAATTCAGGCCTTGGTTACTAAGACAGCGTTCGGTTATCCAAAGCGCACGGCACAGGGGATTGATCTAGGGCGTCTCAACCTCTTGGTCGCGGTGCTCGAAAACCGTCTCGGACTACCTACTAGCCAGTACGATATCTACGTTAATGTGGTCGGCGGTTTTACTGTCAAAGATACGGGCATCGACCTAGCGATTGCGGCAGCCATCGCTTCAGGAATCACACAGAGGGCCATTCCGCCGCGCCTGGCGTTAGTCGGAGAAGTCGGCTTGCTTGGAGAAATTCGACGACCAGTTAATCATTCGCAACGAGCTAAAGAGGTCGATCGATTAAAATACGTGCTCGGAAAAGAGATTAAGACTATCCAGCAATTACCAAATTTGTTTGAGGCTAAGCGCTAG